In the Merismopedia glauca CCAP 1448/3 genome, one interval contains:
- the mtnA gene encoding S-methyl-5-thioribose-1-phosphate isomerase yields MTMNNLDNQVYPVIWETDKVLLIDQNRLPNEYGYVEISCYQDMAQAITTMIVRGAPAIGVAAAYGVYLGAREIQTDRRDEFILKLEEVAHLLSQTRPTAVNLFWAIARMLKTAKQTIGSVEYIKTALLETAQAIQREDLETCLAIGEHGLAGLPAQPEKLCLLTHCNAGALATAGYGTALGVVRSAWRNGRLARLYAGETRPRLQGARLTAWECVQEGIPVTLITDSMAAHSMKQGLIDAVVVGADRIAANGDTANKIGTYSLALLAKAHNIPFFVAAPLSTIDWQLATGENIPIEERHPSEIYQVGETIICPPGVEFYNPAFDVTPAELITAIITEKGAIAPSALSKLSV; encoded by the coding sequence ATTACGATGAACAATCTTGATAACCAGGTTTATCCAGTCATTTGGGAAACTGACAAAGTTCTCCTCATCGATCAAAACCGCCTTCCGAATGAGTATGGTTATGTAGAAATTAGCTGCTATCAAGACATGGCGCAAGCCATCACAACCATGATTGTCAGAGGTGCGCCAGCGATTGGTGTGGCGGCGGCTTATGGAGTTTATCTGGGAGCTAGAGAAATTCAAACCGATCGCAGAGACGAATTTATTCTTAAATTAGAAGAAGTAGCTCATTTATTGAGTCAAACTCGCCCTACAGCCGTGAATTTGTTTTGGGCGATCGCCCGTATGCTCAAAACCGCTAAGCAAACCATCGGCTCTGTAGAATACATCAAAACTGCATTACTGGAAACGGCTCAAGCTATTCAAAGAGAAGATTTAGAAACCTGTCTGGCGATAGGAGAGCATGGTTTAGCAGGTTTACCCGCACAGCCAGAAAAACTGTGTTTGCTTACCCACTGCAATGCAGGAGCCTTAGCTACTGCTGGATATGGTACAGCTTTAGGAGTGGTGCGATCGGCTTGGCGTAATGGGCGTTTGGCGAGACTTTATGCTGGTGAAACCCGTCCCCGCTTACAGGGAGCTAGACTCACCGCTTGGGAATGCGTTCAAGAGGGGATTCCAGTCACTTTAATTACTGATAGCATGGCGGCTCACTCCATGAAACAGGGTTTAATCGATGCTGTAGTGGTAGGAGCAGATCGGATTGCGGCGAATGGAGATACGGCTAATAAAATAGGGACTTATAGCTTGGCTTTACTGGCTAAAGCACATAATATTCCTTTTTTTGTAGCTGCGCCTCTTTCTACCATCGATTGGCAACTAGCTACAGGAGAAAATATTCCCATTGAAGAACGCCACCCCAGTGAAATTTATCAAGTTGGGGAAACAATTATTTGCCCCCCAGGAGTTGAGTTTTACAATCCAGCCTTTGATGTGACTCCGGCTGAGTTAATTACAGCCATTATTACCGAAAAAGGAGCGATCGCCCCTAGCGCTTTAAGTAAACTTTCCGTATAA
- the mscL gene encoding large conductance mechanosensitive channel protein MscL, whose amino-acid sequence MTVLPNRRAASGFIKDFQEFALKGNVLDLAVGVVIGAAFGKIVSAFTDGIVMPLLNPILAATGADWRSWIIQTGTVVKDGQTVPVGLEIGQFLASVLDFMIVALALYIAIRAIAKMKRQEAVAPPEPDEKQCPYCFENVPIAATRCRACTSDLSVGSPLM is encoded by the coding sequence ATGACAGTATTACCAAATCGAAGGGCTGCTAGTGGATTTATTAAAGATTTTCAAGAATTTGCGTTGAAGGGAAACGTTTTAGACTTAGCAGTTGGCGTAGTCATTGGTGCTGCTTTTGGTAAGATTGTTTCGGCTTTTACTGATGGCATCGTTATGCCCTTGTTGAACCCAATTCTAGCGGCTACAGGCGCAGATTGGCGCAGTTGGATTATTCAAACAGGAACAGTTGTTAAAGATGGGCAAACTGTACCTGTAGGTTTAGAAATCGGGCAATTTTTAGCCTCAGTACTCGATTTTATGATTGTAGCTTTAGCTTTATATATTGCGATTCGGGCTATAGCCAAAATGAAACGTCAAGAAGCAGTTGCACCCCCAGAACCGGATGAAAAACAGTGCCCTTACTGCTTTGAAAACGTACCCATAGCCGCTACCCGTTGTCGCGCTTGTACTTCAGATCTATCTGTAGGTAGCCCCTTAATGTAG
- a CDS encoding class I SAM-dependent methyltransferase, with product MIKNVDLHHIFLCPPCLSSSLFPLPSMTTATLNTSGIASRAVNFLLGIKPLANFAKNRARQMMIDRGEKIGVPWRKQVEYFQSLNWEESLHNVENPNLVYPEYYLCSFHAYEKGNLSWEAAWEVEVAAKAVHAGMYPEAKSQGDAKLRQSHYDLVTEQITDPPQDILDIGCSVGMSCFALQEIYPDAKITGVDLSPYYLAVADYQGKQQNQPIKWVHAAGESTGLPDASFDLVSLFLICHELPQSATREIFHEAKRLLRSQGHLTIMDMNPKSEVYAKMPPYILTLLKSTEPYLDEYFTLDIEQALMDAGFARPTITINTPRHRTIVAKVQ from the coding sequence ATGATTAAAAATGTGGATTTGCACCACATTTTTTTGTGTCCCCCTTGTCTCTCTTCTTCCCTCTTCCCCCTTCCTTCTATGACTACAGCTACTCTCAACACTTCAGGAATCGCCTCTCGCGCCGTTAACTTCTTATTAGGAATTAAACCTTTAGCGAACTTTGCCAAAAATCGAGCTAGGCAAATGATGATCGATCGCGGCGAAAAAATTGGGGTTCCTTGGCGCAAACAAGTAGAATATTTCCAGTCGCTTAATTGGGAAGAGTCTTTACATAACGTCGAAAATCCGAATTTAGTTTATCCAGAATATTACCTGTGTTCGTTTCATGCTTATGAGAAAGGTAATTTAAGCTGGGAAGCTGCTTGGGAAGTAGAAGTAGCCGCCAAAGCCGTTCATGCTGGAATGTACCCAGAAGCTAAATCTCAAGGAGATGCTAAGCTGAGGCAGAGCCACTACGATCTAGTCACGGAGCAAATTACAGATCCTCCTCAAGATATTTTAGATATCGGCTGTAGCGTTGGGATGAGTTGTTTCGCACTTCAAGAAATTTATCCTGATGCCAAAATAACTGGCGTAGATTTATCTCCTTATTACCTAGCCGTAGCCGATTATCAGGGAAAACAGCAAAATCAACCGATTAAATGGGTACACGCTGCCGGAGAATCTACCGGATTGCCAGATGCCTCGTTCGATTTGGTGTCTTTGTTCTTAATTTGCCACGAATTGCCCCAATCAGCCACCAGAGAGATTTTCCACGAAGCTAAACGTCTGTTGCGATCGCAGGGACATTTGACAATTATGGATATGAACCCCAAATCTGAAGTTTATGCCAAGATGCCCCCATATATCTTGACTTTACTGAAAAGTACCGAGCCTTATTTAGATGAATACTTTACCCTAGATATCGAGCAAGCCTTGATGGATGCAGGTTTTGCACGCCCAACTATTACTATTAACACTCCTCGTCATCGCACCATTGTGGCAAAAGTTCAGTAG
- a CDS encoding 4'-phosphopantetheinyl transferase family protein: MDSPHILWKPRSESPILSVDAIHIWCASLQRSVSEVEQLAASLSKDERDRASRFHFPHHQRRFIVARGLLRHLLADYLAVSPKEIEFSYLQRGKPELAGDRHLQFNLSHSEELVVYAFCLSHPVGIDVEYLRSTPDLEPIAARFFTKWEYDELRSLPPAERTSAFFRCWTRKEAYLKACGDGIGGGLDQIEVSLTPEAQIRQIHNSVLTDRDWDLQNLAPAVGYVGAIAAQASNLHLHCWHLHSNSSC, translated from the coding sequence GTGGACTCTCCTCATATTCTCTGGAAACCGCGATCCGAATCACCTATTCTGTCAGTGGATGCAATTCATATTTGGTGTGCTAGTTTACAGCGTTCTGTATCTGAGGTAGAGCAACTAGCAGCTAGTTTATCGAAAGATGAACGCGATCGCGCTAGTCGGTTTCATTTTCCTCACCACCAAAGGCGGTTTATCGTCGCACGAGGACTTTTGAGACACTTATTGGCAGATTATCTAGCAGTTAGCCCCAAAGAGATCGAATTTAGCTATCTTCAACGAGGAAAACCAGAACTCGCAGGCGATCGCCATTTACAATTTAATTTGTCTCATTCAGAAGAATTAGTAGTTTACGCCTTTTGTTTGAGTCATCCTGTGGGAATTGACGTGGAATATTTGCGTTCTACACCCGATTTAGAGCCAATCGCCGCCCGTTTTTTTACCAAGTGGGAGTATGATGAATTGCGATCGCTCCCCCCAGCCGAAAGAACCTCAGCCTTTTTCCGGTGTTGGACTCGCAAGGAAGCTTATTTGAAAGCTTGTGGTGATGGAATTGGAGGGGGTTTAGACCAAATTGAGGTTTCGCTAACTCCAGAAGCGCAGATTCGCCAAATTCATAACTCTGTATTGACCGATCGGGATTGGGATTTACAAAATCTCGCCCCCGCAGTAGGTTATGTAGGGGCGATCGCTGCTCAAGCGTCTAATTTACATCTGCATTGCTGGCATTTACATAGTAACTCAAGTTGCTAG
- a CDS encoding DUF7305 domain-containing protein, which yields MDIKITTNWMRLILMRHSGEKGFALPMAMGMGLFLLLIGMMMMYRSQGDRVSASTQKATSQGLSAAETGVSRYQYLLNSNRAITTYPNTSWTSAPGLSSCSGGNTTTVTSYSSTAWQDVDPIVSGDSNLLKEEKRSKGQYKLISYTYQPTTGTTATAPGTSTLVVQGRVNQNTQNGDGSSATKDIGTSTTQIEVKIPIQVGDLSNTPIPGLWLTTGATGNNTIDADVLLNDCGASLSGVTVTTGRTKNYTSLSFPSLPTKPTFITSPKSHVLGTINSTTVMGNLGATGNPHKTLTLPRTGDTANSSGVYEYSVTSMDIPNNSKLVITPGQKVKIYLDGGITKGSQILHDCSTAGTGVTCKPTDFQIFGYGASGTEICTNGNNKIEAFIFAPNYTVGAAGTGGSTGGFKGSVWAKSWSNGSSCGSNTSNTTVQQNATWTEIGLTPSNLPPKLGNISTWQRQEVP from the coding sequence ATGGATATAAAAATAACAACTAATTGGATGCGTCTTATTCTGATGCGTCACTCTGGTGAAAAAGGTTTTGCTCTACCTATGGCAATGGGAATGGGGTTATTTTTACTCCTCATTGGTATGATGATGATGTATAGATCCCAGGGCGATCGCGTTAGTGCCTCCACGCAAAAAGCCACTAGCCAAGGTTTGAGTGCAGCCGAAACAGGAGTCAGCCGCTATCAGTATTTGCTTAATAGTAATCGAGCGATCACTACTTACCCTAATACCAGTTGGACAAGTGCCCCTGGACTTAGCTCTTGTAGTGGAGGTAACACTACTACTGTTACCAGTTACTCAAGTACAGCTTGGCAAGATGTAGATCCTATCGTTTCTGGCGATTCTAACTTGCTCAAAGAGGAAAAACGCAGCAAGGGACAATATAAATTAATCAGCTATACTTACCAACCGACTACAGGTACTACAGCTACCGCTCCAGGAACTAGTACTCTAGTAGTACAAGGTCGAGTTAATCAAAACACTCAAAACGGTGATGGCTCATCAGCCACTAAAGATATTGGCACATCCACTACTCAAATAGAAGTCAAGATCCCGATTCAAGTAGGAGATCTTAGTAATACTCCCATCCCAGGATTGTGGTTGACCACTGGTGCAACAGGCAACAACACAATTGATGCTGATGTTTTACTTAATGATTGTGGTGCCAGTCTTAGCGGCGTGACCGTTACTACTGGCAGAACTAAAAATTATACTTCCTTAAGTTTTCCATCTCTGCCCACCAAACCAACTTTTATTACTAGTCCTAAGAGTCATGTTTTAGGAACAATTAATTCAACCACTGTAATGGGCAATTTAGGAGCCACAGGTAATCCTCATAAGACTCTAACTTTACCTAGAACTGGAGACACCGCAAATTCCTCTGGAGTTTATGAATATTCAGTCACTAGTATGGATATTCCCAATAACTCAAAGTTAGTAATTACTCCGGGACAAAAAGTCAAGATCTATTTAGATGGTGGCATCACTAAAGGAAGCCAGATTCTTCATGATTGCAGTACTGCTGGCACTGGTGTAACTTGCAAACCAACTGATTTCCAAATTTTCGGCTATGGAGCTTCTGGGACGGAAATTTGTACTAATGGAAATAATAAGATTGAAGCCTTCATTTTTGCTCCTAACTACACAGTCGGAGCGGCTGGTACAGGGGGTAGTACTGGTGGATTTAAAGGCTCGGTTTGGGCAAAAAGCTGGAGCAATGGAAGTAGCTGTGGCTCTAATACTTCTAACACCACTGTCCAACAAAATGCTACTTGGACTGAGATTGGTTTAACACCCAGTAATTTACCCCCAAAACTTGGAAATATCAGTACATGGCAACGCCAAGAGGTTCCCTAA
- a CDS encoding type IV pilus modification PilV family protein, producing the protein MFKLKNLPKDRGFSMVEVLVSILVTTLFVTMTMQAVVIATLFRVKSQESAEATNWIEEDLEQLKYQANSLEFPKTTLAANADAGATSVSISTPSNTANFSTNDKVKIGTDTTAYKITNVTGSGTSRTLTITPALTTTQTSSTTVSSLKMCSATSSTSGLAQELNSNLSALSSSTKNIKGKGFTLTRTTTVSSDAPYNVLKVSYKVAPTSTSESSVSVAKFYLEVIPNVAFQCP; encoded by the coding sequence ATGTTTAAACTCAAAAATTTGCCCAAAGATCGAGGTTTCAGCATGGTTGAAGTGCTAGTAAGCATTCTAGTCACGACACTTTTTGTAACTATGACCATGCAAGCGGTAGTGATTGCAACTCTATTTCGAGTCAAATCGCAAGAATCTGCTGAGGCAACTAATTGGATTGAAGAAGATCTAGAACAATTAAAGTATCAAGCAAATAGTTTGGAATTTCCCAAAACTACACTAGCAGCTAATGCTGACGCAGGAGCCACTTCAGTTAGTATATCTACTCCTAGTAATACAGCTAATTTTTCCACTAATGATAAAGTAAAAATTGGTACAGATACTACTGCTTATAAAATTACTAACGTAACTGGTTCGGGCACAAGCAGAACATTAACTATCACACCAGCTTTGACCACCACTCAAACTTCAAGCACAACAGTAAGTTCACTGAAAATGTGTAGTGCAACTTCGTCAACCAGTGGTTTGGCTCAAGAATTAAACAGTAACCTTTCGGCTCTTTCATCTTCTACCAAAAATATTAAAGGTAAGGGCTTTACCTTAACTAGAACGACTACGGTTTCTAGTGATGCTCCTTATAATGTTTTGAAAGTTAGTTATAAGGTTGCACCAACTTCTACCTCAGAATCTTCTGTTTCTGTAGCCAAGTTCTATTTAGAGGTAATACCAAATGTGGCTTTTCAATGTCCGTGA
- a CDS encoding pilus assembly FimT family protein → MWLFNVRDNDRGFTLLEMIVVVLLIGIISAIATPSILSSLERNKLDTALNYLRGSLEESQREAMRKSRSCPVTINPTNRTITGDCLITGSRTLDSGITILPNSNTTITFSFKGNTTNNATIVLYMSGNANSQEKRCLAISEGVGILRTGIYSGSTSFINESNCSAKL, encoded by the coding sequence ATGTGGCTTTTCAATGTCCGTGACAACGATCGCGGTTTTACTTTATTAGAAATGATAGTTGTAGTGCTGTTAATCGGCATTATAAGCGCGATCGCGACCCCTAGTATCTTAAGTTCATTGGAGAGAAATAAACTAGACACTGCCCTCAATTATTTGCGAGGCTCGTTAGAAGAATCTCAAAGAGAAGCAATGCGTAAGAGTAGATCTTGCCCTGTAACTATCAATCCTACCAACAGAACAATTACTGGCGATTGCTTAATTACAGGAAGTCGCACTTTAGATAGTGGCATTACCATTTTACCTAATAGTAATACTACGATTACTTTTTCTTTTAAAGGAAATACAACTAATAATGCAACTATAGTTCTTTATATGTCTGGTAATGCTAACAGTCAAGAAAAAAGATGCTTAGCAATATCTGAGGGTGTCGGTATCCTCAGAACTGGTATCTATAGCGGCTCTACTAGTTTTATTAATGAAAGCAATTGCAGCGCTAAATTGTAA
- a CDS encoding prepilin-type N-terminal cleavage/methylation domain-containing protein: MMKKYICESLKPPKNHRSSAGFTLLELVIAASLTLISMTVAGSGLFFLTQNNKVAKSETERRVELNRATDFIADEIRQAQPTTSVKPIDTNASANLSTAAPTFNSTGKTPVLVLKIPNVSERVIYYVAAKPTGSPWFGPNIVYRWGPSLGPNGQYTNATSPASWSDTTTLKHGKPLVDSIVNTAPSTTPACPSGWTLNPPSGSVTGFYACVDSTGKIASFNLRGTQTDAYTTSLTPYEVSSKAFARNELTATTTTTTTPTFTTSAGEVTINQPSTATFKVLGGDIRCGTGYAAIPTRATIKVTGQSDTVINNTNPASPPASVTLPPLTAATKVTVSAQMIPGSSQNSCGLATTSYNSKTHNGTYVYALKNGESAPNRPAFGGGTSMDTILGPYIDTTNRKIKGLADNQVIYLFELYTTSGDAYDLQDMVVLATIAPS, encoded by the coding sequence ATGATGAAAAAGTATATTTGTGAAAGCTTAAAACCTCCAAAAAACCACAGAAGTTCTGCTGGTTTTACACTCCTAGAGTTAGTAATAGCAGCATCACTAACATTAATTTCGATGACGGTTGCTGGATCTGGTTTATTCTTCTTGACTCAAAACAACAAAGTAGCTAAATCAGAAACAGAAAGGCGAGTTGAACTTAACCGCGCCACTGACTTTATCGCTGACGAAATTAGGCAAGCTCAACCTACTACTTCAGTTAAACCTATTGATACTAATGCATCAGCCAATTTATCTACAGCAGCACCCACATTTAACTCTACAGGAAAAACACCTGTTCTCGTACTAAAAATACCTAATGTTTCCGAGCGAGTCATTTACTATGTAGCAGCTAAACCAACAGGTTCACCTTGGTTTGGACCTAACATAGTTTATCGCTGGGGACCTTCATTGGGTCCTAATGGTCAGTATACAAATGCTACTAGTCCTGCTAGCTGGAGTGATACCACCACCCTAAAACATGGCAAACCGTTAGTTGATTCAATTGTTAACACTGCACCCAGTACAACTCCTGCTTGTCCAAGCGGTTGGACCCTTAATCCGCCTAGCGGTAGCGTTACAGGTTTTTATGCTTGTGTAGACTCAACTGGTAAAATTGCCAGTTTTAACTTGCGCGGTACGCAGACTGATGCTTACACTACTTCTCTCACGCCTTATGAAGTGAGTTCCAAAGCTTTTGCTAGAAATGAACTGACTGCTACCACTACCACTACCACTACCCCTACGTTTACTACTAGTGCAGGTGAGGTAACTATCAATCAGCCGTCAACTGCCACATTTAAAGTTTTAGGGGGAGATATTCGCTGTGGAACTGGATATGCAGCAATTCCTACAAGAGCCACAATCAAAGTAACTGGTCAGAGTGATACTGTAATTAATAATACTAATCCTGCTTCGCCACCGGCTAGTGTTACCTTACCACCCCTAACCGCAGCCACTAAGGTAACAGTTTCAGCCCAAATGATTCCCGGTTCTTCTCAAAATAGCTGTGGACTTGCTACGACTAGTTACAACTCTAAAACTCATAATGGTACGTATGTCTACGCTTTAAAAAATGGCGAATCGGCACCCAATCGTCCTGCTTTTGGTGGTGGAACGTCAATGGATACTATTTTAGGTCCCTACATTGATACCACCAATAGAAAAATCAAGGGATTGGCTGACAACCAAGTAATTTACTTGTTTGAGCTTTATACTACTTCAGGTGATGCCTACGATTTACAAGACATGGTAGTGTTAGCAACGATCGCACCAAGCTGA
- a CDS encoding (2Fe-2S) ferredoxin domain-containing protein, which yields MSTSRVILVCQNRTCRRQGSAKVLAALQAYAIANLTVKPTGCLGHCGNGPMVVILPEEIWYSGVQPAEVPILIKKAGG from the coding sequence TTGTCTACTTCGAGAGTTATTTTAGTTTGCCAAAATCGTACCTGTCGTCGTCAGGGAAGCGCTAAAGTGTTAGCCGCTTTGCAAGCATATGCGATCGCCAATCTTACTGTTAAACCCACTGGTTGTCTAGGACACTGTGGCAATGGTCCAATGGTTGTCATACTACCTGAAGAAATTTGGTATTCTGGCGTTCAGCCTGCGGAAGTTCCTATCTTAATCAAGAAAGCTGGCGGTTAA
- the ygfZ gene encoding CAF17-like 4Fe-4S cluster assembly/insertion protein YgfZ gives MIEELKQLQSGLGAEFAELSSIPVSFRNDAIAKQAVREGVAICDRSHWGRILVSDGDRLRFLHNQTTNDFQKLHPGEGSDTVFVTPTARTIDLVTAYVLEDAVLLLVSPQTCQKLIGWMDRYIFFADKVKLQDITSTTATFSLIGPQSDSLIRQIGCEALIDRPYATHQLYNFGDLEVRIAVGSGLVSKGYTLIVEASQAGSLWQELVKLGAVPLGDRVWEQLRIEQGRPVPGAELTEEYNPLEAGLWQTISFEKGCYIGQETIARLNTYKGVKLQLWGVRLNAPVVAGTAVMLGSEKIGKLTSYTQTETGHFGLAYIRTKAGGAGLQVQVGEASGELVAVPFVEYLESVEGEIK, from the coding sequence ATGATCGAGGAATTAAAGCAGCTTCAATCTGGTTTGGGGGCTGAATTTGCAGAATTAAGCTCTATTCCAGTGAGTTTTAGGAACGATGCGATCGCCAAGCAAGCAGTTAGAGAAGGTGTGGCTATCTGCGATCGCTCTCATTGGGGCAGAATATTAGTTAGTGATGGCGATCGCCTCCGGTTTTTGCACAACCAAACTACTAATGATTTCCAAAAGTTACACCCAGGAGAAGGTAGCGATACGGTATTTGTCACCCCTACCGCTAGAACTATCGATTTAGTCACTGCATATGTACTGGAAGATGCGGTTTTACTGCTGGTTTCTCCCCAAACTTGTCAAAAACTCATAGGGTGGATGGACAGGTATATCTTTTTTGCAGACAAGGTAAAGTTACAAGACATCACCTCAACTACAGCTACTTTTAGCCTAATTGGTCCCCAAAGTGATTCTCTGATCCGACAAATCGGCTGCGAAGCGCTAATCGATCGACCCTACGCCACTCACCAACTCTATAATTTTGGAGATTTAGAAGTGAGAATCGCCGTTGGGAGTGGATTGGTAAGTAAAGGATATACTTTAATCGTTGAAGCTAGCCAAGCAGGGAGTTTATGGCAAGAATTGGTCAAATTAGGGGCAGTTCCCTTGGGCGATCGCGTTTGGGAACAGTTGCGAATCGAACAAGGTCGTCCCGTACCAGGTGCAGAACTCACGGAAGAGTATAACCCTCTAGAAGCTGGTTTGTGGCAAACCATTTCTTTTGAGAAGGGTTGCTACATTGGACAAGAAACAATCGCTAGGCTAAATACTTACAAAGGGGTAAAACTCCAACTTTGGGGGGTGCGTTTGAATGCACCTGTAGTTGCTGGAACTGCGGTGATGTTAGGTAGTGAAAAAATTGGCAAACTTACCAGTTACACCCAAACCGAAACTGGACATTTCGGGTTAGCCTATATCCGTACTAAAGCTGGGGGTGCGGGTTTACAAGTTCAGGTAGGGGAAGCTTCAGGAGAATTAGTCGCTGTTCCGTTTGTAGAGTATTTGGAATCGGTGGAAGGGGAAATTAAGTAA
- a CDS encoding pentapeptide repeat-containing protein, with protein MELQEFLKLYDKGERNFFQIRLTKVNLSEIRLNEIHLIQSSLERAILVASNLHGANLYQSNLTGANLWRTNLQKANLMETNLSQTNSICLQANQADFHKAFLAQAELRLANLLDANLTEANLTNADLRYADLRGANLTGANLTQANLTGAKLKGANLYRACLHKAILSRADLEDTNLQQADLTGVDLRQVDLTKAKVSHPKLVCSSSTFDNKELCGSSKSFN; from the coding sequence ATGGAATTACAAGAGTTTTTGAAACTATATGACAAAGGAGAGCGTAACTTTTTTCAAATTCGCTTAACCAAAGTCAATTTGAGCGAAATACGCTTAAATGAAATCCATTTAATCCAATCTAGCTTAGAAAGAGCAATTCTGGTTGCTTCTAACTTACATGGTGCAAATCTTTACCAAAGCAACCTGACAGGAGCAAATCTATGGAGAACAAATCTCCAGAAAGCAAATCTGATGGAGACTAATCTCAGTCAAACTAACTCTATTTGTCTTCAGGCTAATCAAGCTGACTTTCACAAAGCTTTTTTAGCACAAGCTGAGTTGCGCTTAGCCAATTTATTAGATGCTAACTTGACTGAGGCTAACTTAACTAATGCCGATCTGCGATATGCTGACCTGAGAGGAGCTAATTTGACGGGTGCAAATCTGACTCAAGCTAACCTTACAGGTGCCAAACTGAAAGGGGCTAATTTATATAGAGCTTGTCTGCACAAAGCCATCTTATCTAGAGCAGATTTAGAAGATACCAATCTACAACAAGCAGATTTGACAGGTGTAGATTTGCGTCAAGTTGACTTGACTAAAGCTAAAGTTTCCCATCCAAAACTAGTTTGCAGTAGTTCTACTTTTGACAACAAAGAACTTTGTGGTTCGTCAAAAAGCTTTAACTGA